The Pleuronectes platessa chromosome 11, fPlePla1.1, whole genome shotgun sequence genome includes a window with the following:
- the ccdc28b gene encoding coiled-coil domain-containing protein 28B, translating into MEDKRKKRSPKVSLPQPPPPPINPRKLTVLPASKSATFSLGLPQPPSPKNRGKYKRSIGAPGQPKEVFAAVVAPPKTTRPHKEKPRAPQPAGPSKVVQSSPLQHSFLTDVSDVREMEGGLLNLLNDFHSGKLQAFGKVCSFEQLEHVREMQEKLARLHFSLDSHVEELSEDQRKCASDHNLEHLLSNLEELSTSIQKLHLAENQDLPKTSGP; encoded by the exons atGGAAGACAAACGCAAGAAGCGCAGCCCAAAGGTGTCCCTCCCgcagccccctcccccccccatcaaCCCCCGCAAACTCACCGTGTTGCCCGCCAGCAAAAGTGCCACCTTCTCCCTCGGCCTGCCGCAGCCTCCCTCCCCCAAGAACAGAGGCAAGTACAAGAGGTCCATTGGTGCGCCCGGCCAGCCCAAAGAGGTGTTCGCAGCCGTCGTAGCTCCACCAAAGACCACCAG GCCCCACAAAGAGAAGCCCAGGGCCCCACAGCCAGCAGGGCCCAGTAAAGTCGTCCAGTCTTCCCCCTTGCAGCACTCCTTCCTCACTGACGTCTCAGAcgtgagagagatggagggaggccTCCTCAATCTCCTCAACGACTTCCACTCAGGCAAACTGCAGGCGTTCG GTAAGGTTTGCTCCTTTGAGCAGCTGGAGCATGTGCGTGAGATGCAGGAGAAGCTGGCGCGACTGCACTTCAGCCTCGACAGCCACGTGGAGGAGCTTTCAGAGGACCAGAGGAAGTGCGCCTCGGACCACAACCTGGAACACCTGCTCAGTAAC ctggaggagctcagcaCCTCCAT ACAAAAGCTCCACTTGGCCGAGAACCAGGACCTGCCCAAGACATCTGGCCCCTGA